CACTCCCTCGAGCTCCTCTCCTTCGATCCCCCCACCGCCACCTTCGCCATCCGTTGCTCCAGCGGTACCTACGTCCGCTCCCTCGTCGCCGACCTCGCCTCCTCCCTCGGTACCGCAGCCTACCTCACCGCCCTGCGTAGAACCCGTGTCGGCCCCCTGCGCGTCGAAGACGCCCTCCCCCCGGAGAGACTCGACCCCTCCACCCTTCATAACCGCATAATACCTGCCGGGCGGGTGCTCTCGCACCTTCCGGCGCTGGAAGCTGATGAGGGGCAGGCGCGGGCGGTGGCCGTGGGGCGTCCGCTGCGGGTTGCGGGGGGGCTGGAGGGGAGCTTCCGGGTACAGAGGGGTGAGGAGCTGCTCGCGGTCTACCGGGCGCGGGGCGGGCGGGCCCGGCCGGAGGTGGTGTTGTGCGGGGGGTAGTGGTGGCGCTCGGGAACTTCGACGGGGTTCATCTGGGGCACCGGGCGGTGGTGTCCCGGGCGCTCGGGGAGGGGAAGATTCGGGGGATGCGGGTGGTGGCGGCCACGTTCGATCCGCATCCGCGGGCGGTGCTCAGGCCTGGGGAGGCGCCGCCGCTCCTGACGCCGCTGGCCGTGCGTCGCAGGCTCCTGCTCGGTCTCGGGGTCGACGAGGTGCGCGTCATCCGCTTCGACGAGGGGCTCTCGCGCAAGAGCCCCGAGGAATTCGTCCGGGAGGTGCTGGTAGGGGAGATCGGTGCACGGGTGGTGGTGGTCGGGGAGAACTTCCGGTTCGGGCATCGGGCCGCGGGAGACTTCGCGGAGCTGCGGAGCCTCATGCGTTCCTTTGGGGGCGAGGCCGTCGGGGTGCCGGTACAGAGGCTCGACGGGGGTGAGGAGGTCAGCTCCAGCAGGATCCGGCGGCTTGTGCTCGAGGGTCGGGTCGAGGAGGCCGCGCGGCTCCTCGGCAGGCCCCACGCCGTGTGCGGGCGGGTCGTCGAGGGGGAGCGGCGGGGGAGCAGGATAGGCTTTCCCACCGCCAACCTGCGGCCCGAGGGCGGGGTGGCCGTGCCCGGGAGGGGGGTGTATGCGTGCGTCGTGCGGGTATGGGGCGAGAGTCACGCCGCGTGCACCAACGTCGGGGTCGCCCCCACCTTCGGGGGGAGGAGCGAGAGCCTCATCGAGGCGCATCTTCTGGATTTCCGGGGGGATCTTTACGGCGTGGAGATGGAGGTCGGGTTTCTGCGCCGGATCCGGGGCGAGAAAAAATTCGGTGGGGTCGAGGAGTTGCGGGAGCAGATCCGGCGGGACCTCGTGGAGGCCCGGCGGATAACGGAAGCTACTATCTGATACGTGTGGTAGCATATGATGCCGAAAACACACGAGAAGCAGTAGAAGAGGCCGAAGCAGCGAGAAAGAGGAGAAAGAGGAAGTTGGCGGCAGCGGTAGAGAACAAAGAGGAGACGATCCGGGAGTTCCGGACCCACGAGGGGGACACCGGCTCGCCGGAGGTGCAGGTGGCGATCCTCACCAGGCGCATCGCCCACCTCACCGAGCACCTGCGCGAGCACAAGCACGACTACCACTCCCGGCGGGGTTTGCTCAAGATGGTGGGCAAGCGGCGCCGGCTTTTGAAGTATCTGCAGAAGAAGGACGTGGAGCGCTACCGGGCGCTCATCTCCAGGCTCGGCCTGCGCCGCTAGAGCCGTCTTCGCCAGCAACAGAAGAGGAGAAGAAAAGAATATGCGACTAGAGATTCCCGTTGGTGAGCGCGCCATCGTGCTCGAAACCGGGAAGCTGGCCCGGCAGGCCGGCGGGGCGGTGACGGCGAGGTTCGGCGACACCACGGTGCTCTCCACCGCCACCCGCTCCCAGGAGCCGCGTCCGGGGGCCACCTTCTTGCCCCTGAGCGTGGACATCGAGGAGCGGATGTCCTCGGCGGGCAAGATCCCCGGGGGCTTCCTGAAGCGCGAGGGGAAGCCCTCCGAGAAGGCCATCCTCACCGCCCGCCTCACCGACCGCCCGATACGGCCGCTGTTCCCGAAGGACTACTACTACGAGATACAGGTCATCGGGACCGTGCTGGTCGCCGACCAGGAGAATCCCTACGACGTGATCAGCATGGTGGGGGCTTCGGCGGCGCTGGCGCTCTCGGACATCCCCTTCGGCGGCCCCATAGGCGCGGTGCGTGTGGGCCGTCATCCCGACGGTGGGTTCATCCTCAACCCCACCTACCAGCAGCTGGAGGAGAGCGACCTGGACATAGTGGTGGCCGGGACCAAGGAGGCCATCACCATGGTCGAGGCCGGGGCCCGGGAGGTCACCGAGGACGTGGTGGTCGAGGCGCTCGAGGTGGCCCAGGGGGTCATACGAGAGCAGGCCGAGGCCATCGAGCGGTGGGCGGCCGAGCACGGCGAGGAGAAGCAGCCCTTCGAGGAGCCGGGGGAGAACCCGTTCGTCGGGGAGCTGAGGGAGCGTTATCTGGAGAGGATCAAGGAGGGCCTCATCAACACCGACCGGCGGGCGCGCCACGAGGCCATAGACCTCATCGAGGAAGAGGTTGTGGAGGGGCGCACCGAAGAGGAGGTGCCGCTCGTTCTCGACGCCCTGGCGCAGCTGCAGAAAGAGGCCTTCCGCAAGCTCTACCTCGAGGACCGCAAGCGCACGGACCTGCGGGCGTTCGACGAGATCCGATCGACCACCGCCGAGGCGCACGTGCTGCCGCGGGTACACGGCACCGGGCTCTTCACCCGGGGGGAGACGCAGGTGCTCTCCTCGCTGGCGCTCGCCGATTTGGGGCTCGTGCAGCGGCTGGACACTCTGGAGCCGCAGACCACCAAGCGCTACATGCACCACTACTACTTCCCGCCGTACTCCACCGGTGAGACCGGGCGGCTCGGGCCGCCGCGGCGGCGGGAGATCGGGCACGGGGCACTTGCGGAGCGGGCTCTTTTGCCGGTGATCCCCTCCGAGGAGGAGTTCCCGTACGCCATAAGGATCATCTCCGAGGTGCTCGAGTCCAACGGCTCCTCCTCCATGGCCAGCGTCTGCGGCTCGACGCTCGCGCTCATGGACGGCGGGGTGCCCATAAAGGCGCCGGTCGCGGGGGTGGCGATGGGGCTCGTCAAGGAGGGCGAGGACTACGTCATCCTCACGGACATCCAGGGGCTCGAGGACCACATGGGCGACATGGACTTCAAGGTCGCCGGGACCCGGGACGGGATCACGGCGCTGCAGATGGACATGAAGATCACGGGGGTCTCCGCCGGGCTCTTGAAGGAGGCGCTCGAGCAGGCGCGGCGGGGGCGGCTCGAGATCCTGGACATCATGCAGGAGGAGATCGCCGAGCCCCGGCCCGAGATCTCCGACCACGCCCCGCGGGTGGAGGTGCTGCAGATCCCGACGGACAAGATCGGGCTGCTCATCGGGCCCGGGGGCAAGACCATCAACGCCCTGCAGGACGAGTATGGGGTGAACATCTCCGTCGAGAACGACGGGACGGTCTACGTGGCCGGGGTCGAGGGGATGTCGGTGAAGGCCGCCGTCTCGGCCATAAAGGGGATGACCAAGGAGGTCGAGGCAGGGGACATCTACGTCGGCAAGGTGGTGAAGACCACCAACTTCGGGGCCTTCGTCGAGCTCACCCCGGGTCGGGACGGGCTCCTGCACATCTCGCGGCTGGCGCCCGGCAGGCAGCGGGTCCGGCGGGTGGAGGACGTGCTCAACGAGGGTGACGTGGTGAAGGTGCGGGTGCTGGAGATAGACAAGCAGAACCGCATCTCGCTGGAGATGGTGGAGGAGTAGCCGGCGTGGGCGATCCCAACATCCGAAGGAGGGAGTTTCCGGGCGGCCTGAGGGTCTTCACCGAGCCGCTCGAAGAGGCCACCAGCGTCTCTTTGGGGGTCTGGATCCGGGCCGGAAGCCGCGACGAGCGGGACGAGGTGGCCGGGATCACCCACCTGATGGAGCACATGCTCTTCAAGGGGACCCCGCGGATGGACGCCCTGGGCATAGCCCAGGCGTTCGAGTCCATCGGGGCGCAGGAGAACGCCGCCACCGGCGAGGAGTACACCGTTCTGTACGCCCGCTTTCTGCCCGAGCACCTGGAGCGGGCGCTGGACATAATGAGCGACATGGTGCTCCACCCCACGCTTGCCGACCTGGAGCGGGAGCGGGAGGTGATAGTCGAGGAGATCCGGATGTACGAGGACCGTCCGGACCAGATGGCCGACGAGCATCTCTCCTCCCTGATCTTTCACGGCGATCCGCTGGGGCGCCCGATCATCGGCTACGTGGAGACGGTGCGCGGGGTGGACCGCGAGCGGCTCCGGCGGTTTCACGCCGCGACCTACACCGCCCCGAACGTCTTCGTGGTGGGGGCGGGACGGCTGGACCCCGGGCGCTTCGAGGCGCTGGTGGAGGAGCGGCTCGGGAAGCTTCCGGCGGGCGAACCCTTCGTCCGCGCCGCCCACCCCCGGGATCCCGAGAGCCGCTTTCTGTTCAAGCCCAAGGAGACCGAGCAGTACCACGTCTCTCTGGGCTCGCGGGGGCTGCCCGCCGGGAGCGAGGACCGTTTCGCCATGGCGGCCCTCAACAACGTGCTCGGCGGGGGGATGTCCAGCCGGCTCTTCCAGGAGGTGCGGGAGAAGCGCGGGCTGGCCTACGCCGTCTACTCCTACCACCAGGGCTACTCGGACGCCGGGGCGCTCAAGATCTACGTCGGCTCCACCACGAGCAACGTGGAGGAGGCGGTGCGGGTCATCGCCGATCAGCTGGAGCGGCTGCGCGAGGAGCCGGTGAGCGAGGAGGAACTGGAGAGAACCAAGCAGCAGCTCAAGAGCTCGACGCTGCTGGCGCTGGAGAGCACGGCTGCGCGGATGAACCGGATCGGCCGGGGCGTCATTACCGGCACGGAACTGCTCGCACCCGAGGAGATGGCCCGGCGCATAGAGGCGGTCACGGCAGAGGATATCCTGCGACTGGCGCGCGAGCACCTGAACCTGCAGAACATGTACCTCTCGGCGATAGGCCCCAAGGAGCTCGATCTGGGAAGGTACCTGGAGAAAGCGGAGCTTTGACCACGAGCGCGTGGAAAATTCTTTTCCACGCGCCGCCAAAAGGAGGTAGTCTGAGCTGTTAGACAACAACACCGTGCACGTCGTGCCCCTCGGGGGGCTCGGCGAGATCGGCAAGAACATGACCGCCGTCCACCAGCGGAGCGGGATGGTCCTGGTGGACGCGGGCTTGGCGTTCCCGGACGAGGAGATGCCGGGCATAGACCTGGTGCTCCCGGACTTCACCTACCTCAGGGAGCACGCGGAGAGGCTGCGGGGGATACTTCTCACCCACGGCCACGAGGACCACGTGGGCGCCATCCCCTACCTGCTGAGGGAGTTCAGAACCCCCGTCTACGGAACCCGCCTCACCCTGGGGCTGGTGAAGAGCAAGCTGGAGGAGTTCGGCATCAGGAACGCCGACCTGCGGGAGGTGAGCGCCGGGGAGAAGTTCAGCTTCGGGGGCTTCAACGTGGAGTTCGTAAACGTCAACCACTCCATCCCCGGGGCGGTGGCGGTCGCTTTGCGCACGAGCGTGGGGCTCTTCGTGTTCAGCGGGGACTACAAGGTGGACCTGACCCCCATCGAGGGCGAGCCCATAGACCTGGGACGGATGGCCGCGCTGGGGGAGGAGGGGGTGTTGGCGTACTTCGGGGACTCGACCAACAGCGAGCGCCCCGGATACGTCCCTTCGGAGCGCGTCGTCGGTGAGACCCTCAACGAGGTCTTCCGGAGCGTGCAGGGGAGGATCATCGTGGCCTCC
The Rubrobacter xylanophilus genome window above contains:
- a CDS encoding bifunctional riboflavin kinase/FAD synthetase, producing the protein MRGVVVALGNFDGVHLGHRAVVSRALGEGKIRGMRVVAATFDPHPRAVLRPGEAPPLLTPLAVRRRLLLGLGVDEVRVIRFDEGLSRKSPEEFVREVLVGEIGARVVVVGENFRFGHRAAGDFAELRSLMRSFGGEAVGVPVQRLDGGEEVSSSRIRRLVLEGRVEEAARLLGRPHAVCGRVVEGERRGSRIGFPTANLRPEGGVAVPGRGVYACVVRVWGESHAACTNVGVAPTFGGRSESLIEAHLLDFRGDLYGVEMEVGFLRRIRGEKKFGGVEELREQIRRDLVEARRITEATI
- a CDS encoding M16 family metallopeptidase, with amino-acid sequence MGDPNIRRREFPGGLRVFTEPLEEATSVSLGVWIRAGSRDERDEVAGITHLMEHMLFKGTPRMDALGIAQAFESIGAQENAATGEEYTVLYARFLPEHLERALDIMSDMVLHPTLADLEREREVIVEEIRMYEDRPDQMADEHLSSLIFHGDPLGRPIIGYVETVRGVDRERLRRFHAATYTAPNVFVVGAGRLDPGRFEALVEERLGKLPAGEPFVRAAHPRDPESRFLFKPKETEQYHVSLGSRGLPAGSEDRFAMAALNNVLGGGMSSRLFQEVREKRGLAYAVYSYHQGYSDAGALKIYVGSTTSNVEEAVRVIADQLERLREEPVSEEELERTKQQLKSSTLLALESTAARMNRIGRGVITGTELLAPEEMARRIEAVTAEDILRLAREHLNLQNMYLSAIGPKELDLGRYLEKAEL
- the truB gene encoding tRNA pseudouridine(55) synthase TruB, translated to MLLDKPPGITSARAVSLVKRLLPRRTKVGHTGTLDPLASGLLVILIGRATRLSRYVTGLDKAYVATARFGAASDTLDADGEILEEAGPIPPEAELRRALPDFTGEISQLPPMASAVKVGGRRLYELHRRGMEVEREPRRVRIHSLELLSFDPPTATFAIRCSSGTYVRSLVADLASSLGTAAYLTALRRTRVGPLRVEDALPPERLDPSTLHNRIIPAGRVLSHLPALEADEGQARAVAVGRPLRVAGGLEGSFRVQRGEELLAVYRARGGRARPEVVLCGG
- the rpsO gene encoding 30S ribosomal protein S15; protein product: MAAAVENKEETIREFRTHEGDTGSPEVQVAILTRRIAHLTEHLREHKHDYHSRRGLLKMVGKRRRLLKYLQKKDVERYRALISRLGLRR
- a CDS encoding polyribonucleotide nucleotidyltransferase, with protein sequence MRLEIPVGERAIVLETGKLARQAGGAVTARFGDTTVLSTATRSQEPRPGATFLPLSVDIEERMSSAGKIPGGFLKREGKPSEKAILTARLTDRPIRPLFPKDYYYEIQVIGTVLVADQENPYDVISMVGASAALALSDIPFGGPIGAVRVGRHPDGGFILNPTYQQLEESDLDIVVAGTKEAITMVEAGAREVTEDVVVEALEVAQGVIREQAEAIERWAAEHGEEKQPFEEPGENPFVGELRERYLERIKEGLINTDRRARHEAIDLIEEEVVEGRTEEEVPLVLDALAQLQKEAFRKLYLEDRKRTDLRAFDEIRSTTAEAHVLPRVHGTGLFTRGETQVLSSLALADLGLVQRLDTLEPQTTKRYMHHYYFPPYSTGETGRLGPPRRREIGHGALAERALLPVIPSEEEFPYAIRIISEVLESNGSSSMASVCGSTLALMDGGVPIKAPVAGVAMGLVKEGEDYVILTDIQGLEDHMGDMDFKVAGTRDGITALQMDMKITGVSAGLLKEALEQARRGRLEILDIMQEEIAEPRPEISDHAPRVEVLQIPTDKIGLLIGPGGKTINALQDEYGVNISVENDGTVYVAGVEGMSVKAAVSAIKGMTKEVEAGDIYVGKVVKTTNFGAFVELTPGRDGLLHISRLAPGRQRVRRVEDVLNEGDVVKVRVLEIDKQNRISLEMVEE